Within Acomys russatus chromosome 7, mAcoRus1.1, whole genome shotgun sequence, the genomic segment TAACCGTGAGAACATATGTGTAACCGCAGACTCCTTGAGTCAcaaaacatgaagaaatcaaaCCCATACTGATTTGTAAGATTTACATGTTCTGGTTAGCTTTCATAGTGTTAGAAGGTGCTAAGCTCTCAACAggaataaaaatttaatacagaTCACCCAGCCATGAACCCTGAAAACTGCAAAGTAATTGGCTGACAAGATAGGCCCACTTAAGCAGCTGTGCCTCAAATATGTCAGAAATAACCAACCTTATTGTGATATGCCTAAAGGAACACTCAATGAATAGGAGTCTATAACAAGGACAGTGAGTGTAGTTGAGAACCTGTGGGTAGCTAGACAATACTCTATAAAGGAGAATATACTACTATTAATCAGTGAAATTATCAAACTATTAAAATCATCTCCCCTGAAAATAttacatgagacttgatagcctatgaccatatagtgggagagaaGGTCCGAGGGGAgcagggtgaaagcgggaggaagggaggaacgggaggatacaagtgatgggataacaactgagttgtaatctaaataaattaataaaattaaaaatttaaaaagaaattatttctctgATATTTTGAAGGAAACTAGTGACTAAATTCTTAGAAGctaatttattaaacaaatacacTTTACATAATTATTACAAGATTATAGTACTTTTATATTCCTTAAACAGAATCTGAAAACAGTGATATTATGGATCATGAGAAAGGGGCCCAAAGTAGGAAAACACATAGAAATGATAGCTGTGGCATTCACTAGCCACCAACTAGGATTATGTGAAAGAGCAATGCAGCCTTGTAAGACAGAAGAGAGGgtataaaaagacagaaataagcACACAAGAACTAGAATATTCTGGGTGGCTCTAGACTCAGGGGAGGTTCTAGGGAGGGAATGAGAGCTATGAATGTGTTGAACACGCTTCTTGTGTCTATACAGCATGACAATCATGAAGCTGCTGGAGATGACCAGAAGCACAGAAAGTAAGACTTCAGGTAAGACCCAAAATGCCATATACAGTAATTCTGCTATATTATCACGACCTAGAAAGGAGGaacaaaaatcagaatttctTGTTTGTGTAAAGGTTTGGTTATGCCTCGTGGTGTAGGGATATACTGGGAAAATTATATTCATCATAATGTGTAGAATCCAGCA encodes:
- the LOC127192369 gene encoding vomeronasal type-1 receptor 4-like gives rise to the protein MESRNLAIGIVLSLQSALGILGNLSLLFHYLRLYYNEGTLKTIDFILMHVFKANSLIIFSKGMLHIMGAFEWSQFFNDIACKLILYILRLGRSMSINTTCVLSVFQAIAISPRNSYWKNIIVRTPSFMGYLISFCWILHIMMNIIFPVYPYTTRHNQTFTQTRNSDFCSSFLGRDNIAELLYMAFWVLPEVLLSVLLVISSSFMIVMLYRHKKRVQHIHSSHSLPRTSPESRATQNILVLVCLFLSFYTLSSVLQGCIALSHNPSWWLVNATAIISMCFPTLGPFLMIHNITVFRFCLRNIKVL